A single window of Patescibacteria group bacterium DNA harbors:
- a CDS encoding nucleotidyltransferase family protein, with the protein MTKELQKSLEVLREQKPYLQETYHVKDIGIFGSFARGEQDQRRQRSDIDILVDFHEDAKIGLIKFIGLENYLSELLDRKVDLVTRDALKPLIKDNILRDTVYV; encoded by the coding sequence ATGACCAAGGAATTACAAAAAAGTTTAGAAGTGCTGCGGGAACAGAAACCGTACTTGCAAGAGACCTACCATGTGAAAGATATAGGTATTTTTGGGTCGTTTGCGCGCGGGGAGCAGGATCAGAGGAGGCAGCGGAGCGACATTGATATTTTGGTGGATTTCCATGAAGACGCGAAGATAGGATTGATTAAATTTATCGGTTTGGAGAACTATTTGAGCGAACTGTTGGACAGAAAGGTAGATTTGGTCACAAGAGACGCGTTGAAGCCGCTTATCAAAGATAACATTTTACGCGACACGGTGTATGTCTAA